The following is a genomic window from Nguyenibacter vanlangensis.
AAACCCGAGATTGACCCTACCTTCATCATCGAAGCCTTGTGCGGCGCAGATTACTGGGCAATTCCTTTCAGGTATTCGGGGATTTTCCCACCGAATAGCTGCCCTCCGGAAGTCGTAAAGGAGGTCATCGACATTCTGGACATGTGTGACTTTCTAGAGAGTAGCATCCAAAACCTTCCCGAAGGAGAGATGAGGCGTCTAGATGAGCATTTCTCTTATGACTTTGACAAGATATTCGTTGGTTTCGACGGCAATAACGAACATTGGCATATGG
Proteins encoded in this region:
- a CDS encoding YfbU family protein produces the protein MTVMLAEIHRAVVKKPEIDPTFIIEALCGADYWAIPFRYSGIFPPNSCPPEVVKEVIDILDMCDFLESSIQNLPEGEMRRLDEHFSYDFDKIFVGFDGNNEHWHMGVVRMLTGQLERFSRFKDRELNSHSPITLERYRRMFSVFAPLRLESMGRRLSFQALERILEAGYGRTVKG